The Etheostoma spectabile isolate EspeVRDwgs_2016 chromosome 1, UIUC_Espe_1.0, whole genome shotgun sequence genome has a segment encoding these proteins:
- the LOC116687381 gene encoding hexokinase-1 isoform X1, producing the protein MIAAQLLAYYLTELKDDQVKKIDKYLYSMRFSDETLKEITQRFRRELVKGLGRDTNPTAVLKMLPTFVRSIPDGSEKGDFIALDLGGSNFRILRVRVSHEKKQTVQMESQIYDTPDDIIHGSGTGLFDHVAECLGDFMEKHNIKDKKLPVGFTFSFPCQQTKLDEGCLITWTKRFKTSGVEGMDVVKLLNKAIQKRGDYEADIMAVVNDTVGTMMTCGFDDQRCEVGIIIGTGTNACYMEELRHIDQVEGDEGRMCVNTEWGAFGDDGRLEDIRTEFDREIDRGSLNPGKQLFEKMVSGMYIGELVRLILVKMAREGLLFDGRITPELLTKGKLETKHISAIEKSKEGLTKAKEILTRLGVEPSHDDCIAVQHVCTIVSFRSANLIAATLAGILLRLKENKGVARLRTTVGIDGSLYKMHPQYARRLHKTVRRLVPDADIRFLLSESGSGKGAAMVTAVAYRLAEHSREIAQTLSEFRLTTKQLLDVKKKMRTEIQNGLSKSTQDSATVKMLPTFVKSTPDGSEHGDFLALDLGGTNFRVLLVKIRSGKKRTVEMHNKIYAIPLEVMQGTGEELFDHIVQCISDFLDYMGMKNARLPLGFTFSFPCRQTSLDAGFLVTWTKGFKATDCEGEDVVGLLREAIKRREEFELDVVAIVNDTVGTMMTCAYEEPTCEIGLIAGTGSNACYMEEMRNIEMIEGDEGQMCVNMEWGAFGDNGCLDDIRTEYDRAVDDLSLNPGKQRYEKMCSGMYLGEIVRNILIDMTKRGFLFRGQISETLKTRGIFETKFLSQIESDRLALLQVRSILQHLGLDSTCDDSIIVKEVCGAVSHRAGQICGAGMAAVVDKIRENRGLDHLDITVGVDGTLYKLHPHFSGVMIQTVKELAPQCNVNFLLSEDGSGKGAALITAVGCRLRQESNNK; encoded by the exons ATGATTGCGGCCCAGCTACTAGCCTATTACCTCACTGAACTCAAGGATGATCAGGTTAAAAAG ATCGATAAGTACCTGTACTCCATGCGTTTCTCTGATGAGACGTTAAAGGAAATCACGCAGCGGTTTCGGAGGGAGCTAGTCAAAGGACTGGGGCGGGACACTAACCCCACTGCTGTGCTGAAGATGCTGCCAACGTTTGTGCGGTCAATCCCTGATGGCTCAG AGAAGGGAGACTTCATTGCGTTGGATTTGGGAGGCAGTAACTTCAGGATTCTCCGCGTCAGAGTGAGCCATGAGAAGAAACAGACCGTTCAGATGGAGAGTCAAATCTATGACACGCCAGACGACATTATCCACGGCAGTGGAACAGGA CTGTTTGACCATGTGGCAGAGTGTCTTGGTGACTTCATGGAGAAACACAACATCAAAGACAAGAAGCTCCCAGTTGGATTTACCTTCTCCTTCCCCTGCCAGCAGACCAAACTAGATGAG GGCTGTCTGATAACATGGACAAAGCGTTTCAAGACCAGTGGAGTGGAGGGAATGGACGTTGTCAAGCTTCTCAACAAAGCCATTCAGAAACGAGGA GACTATGAAGCTGACATCATGGCAGTAGTGAATGATACTGTGGGAACAATGATGACCTGTGGTTTTGATGACCAGCGCTGTGAAGTTGGCATTATCATTG GTACGGGTACCAATGCGTGCTACATGGAGGAGCTGCGTCACATTGACCAGGTGGAGGGAGACGAGGGCAGGATGTGTGTAAACACTGAGTGGGGAGCCTTCGGAGACGACGGCAGGCTGGAAGACATCAGGACAGAGTTTGACAGAGAGATAGATCGAGGCTCGCTCAACCCCGGAAAACAGCT ATTTGAGAAGATGGTCAGTGGCATGTACATAGGAGAGCTGGTTCGTCTCATCCTGGTGAAGATGGCCAGAGAGGGCCTGCTGTTCGATGGGAGGATCACCCCTGAGCTGCTCACTAAGGGGAAGCTTGAGACCAAACACATCTCAGCCATAGAGAA GAGTAAGGAGGGGCTGACCAAGGCCAAAGAGATCTTAACCAGACTTGGCGTGGAGCCCTCACACGATGACTGCATTGCTGTGCAGCAT GTTTGTACCATTGTGTCTTTTCGCTCTGCCAACCTGATAGCTGCCACGCTGGCAGGCATCCTACTGAGGCTAAAGGAGAACAAAGGCGTGGCACGACTTCGTACCACTGTAGGCATCGATGGATCTCTATACAAGATGCACCCACA ATATGCCCGTCGTCTTCATAAAACAGTCCGTCGTTTGGTCCCAGACGCTGATATTCGATTCCTCCTGTCAGAGAGTGGCAGTGGCAAAGGAGCAGCCATGGTGACAGCTGTGGCCTACCGACTCGCCGAACACTCACGAGAAATTGCCCAAACGCTGTCTGAATTCCGCTTGACGACCAAACAACTGCTGGAT GTAAAGAAGAAAATGAGGACAGAGATCCAAAATGGCCTTTCAAAGAGCACTCAGGACTCTGCTACTGTCAAAATGCTGCCAACCTTTGTAAAAAGCACTCCTGATGGCTCag AGCATGGGGATTTCCTGGCTTTGGATTTAGGAGGAACCAACTTTAGAGTTCTGTTAGTTAAGATTCGTTCTGGCAAGAAGAGAACAGTGGAGATGCACAACAAAATCTACGCTATTCCTCTAGAAGTGATGCAGGGCACAGGAGAGGAG ttgttTGATCACATTGTGCAGTGTATCAGTGACTTCCTGGACTACATGGGGATGAAGAATGCTCGTCTTCCTCTGGGCTTCACCTTTTCGTTTCCCTGCCGGCAGACCAGCCTGGATGCT ggcttCCTGGTGACATGGACCAAGGGCTTCAAAGCGACAGACTGTGAAGGAGAAGATGTGGTGGGACTGTTGAGGGAGGCCATTAAGAGGAGAGAG GAGTTTGAACTGGATGTAGTGGCTATAGTGAATGATACAGTGGGAACCATGATGACCTGTGCTTATGAAGAGCCCACCTGTGAGATTGGGCTCATCGCTG GCACTGGCAGTAATGCTTGTTACATGGAGGAAATGAGGAACATTGAGATGATAGAAGGAGATGAGGGACAGATGTGTGTCAACATGGAGTGGGGAGCTTTCGGTGACAATGGATGTCTTGACGACATTAGGACAGAGTATGACCGCGCTGTGGATGACTTATCCCTCAATCCAGGCAAACAAAG ATATGAGAAAATGTGTAGCGGCATGTATCTCGGGGAAATTGTCCGAAACATCCTTATAGATATGACCAAGAGAGGATTCCTGTTCAGAGGACAGATTTCTGAAACACTAAAGACCAGAGGCATCTTCGAAACAAAGTTCCTCTCACAGATAGAGAG TGACAGATTGGCTTTGCTGCAGGTTAGATCCATCCTGCAACACTTAGGGCTGGACAGCACCTGTGACGACAGTATCATAGTCAAAGAG gtATGTGGGGCAGTGTCACATCGTGCAGGTCAGATTTGTGGGGCAGGAATGGCGGCCGTGGTCGATAAGATCAGAGAGAACCGAGGACTGGACCATCTGGACATCACTGTAGGGGTGGACGGGACACTCTACAAACTGCATCCACA TTTCTCCGGGGTCATGATCCAGACAGTAAAAGAACTGGCTCCTCAGTGTAACGTCAACTTCCTGCTGTCAGAGGACGGCAGTGGGAAAGGAGCAGCACTCATCACAGCCGTGGGCTGCCGGCTGAGACAGGAGTCaaacaataaatag
- the LOC116687381 gene encoding hexokinase-1 isoform X3 yields the protein MDVEVLAMVNDTVATMMTCGFDDQRCEVGIIIGTGTNACYMEELRHIDQVEGDEGRMCVNTEWGAFGDDGRLEDIRTEFDREIDRGSLNPGKQLFEKMVSGMYIGELVRLILVKMAREGLLFDGRITPELLTKGKLETKHISAIEKSKEGLTKAKEILTRLGVEPSHDDCIAVQHVCTIVSFRSANLIAATLAGILLRLKENKGVARLRTTVGIDGSLYKMHPQYARRLHKTVRRLVPDADIRFLLSESGSGKGAAMVTAVAYRLAEHSREIAQTLSEFRLTTKQLLDVKKKMRTEIQNGLSKSTQDSATVKMLPTFVKSTPDGSEHGDFLALDLGGTNFRVLLVKIRSGKKRTVEMHNKIYAIPLEVMQGTGEELFDHIVQCISDFLDYMGMKNARLPLGFTFSFPCRQTSLDAGFLVTWTKGFKATDCEGEDVVGLLREAIKRREEFELDVVAIVNDTVGTMMTCAYEEPTCEIGLIAGTGSNACYMEEMRNIEMIEGDEGQMCVNMEWGAFGDNGCLDDIRTEYDRAVDDLSLNPGKQRYEKMCSGMYLGEIVRNILIDMTKRGFLFRGQISETLKTRGIFETKFLSQIESDRLALLQVRSILQHLGLDSTCDDSIIVKEVCGAVSHRAGQICGAGMAAVVDKIRENRGLDHLDITVGVDGTLYKLHPHFSGVMIQTVKELAPQCNVNFLLSEDGSGKGAALITAVGCRLRQESNNK from the exons ATGGATGTAGAGGTGTTAGCCATGGTTAATGACACTGTAGCAACCATGATGACCTGCG GTTTTGATGACCAGCGCTGTGAAGTTGGCATTATCATTG GTACGGGTACCAATGCGTGCTACATGGAGGAGCTGCGTCACATTGACCAGGTGGAGGGAGACGAGGGCAGGATGTGTGTAAACACTGAGTGGGGAGCCTTCGGAGACGACGGCAGGCTGGAAGACATCAGGACAGAGTTTGACAGAGAGATAGATCGAGGCTCGCTCAACCCCGGAAAACAGCT ATTTGAGAAGATGGTCAGTGGCATGTACATAGGAGAGCTGGTTCGTCTCATCCTGGTGAAGATGGCCAGAGAGGGCCTGCTGTTCGATGGGAGGATCACCCCTGAGCTGCTCACTAAGGGGAAGCTTGAGACCAAACACATCTCAGCCATAGAGAA GAGTAAGGAGGGGCTGACCAAGGCCAAAGAGATCTTAACCAGACTTGGCGTGGAGCCCTCACACGATGACTGCATTGCTGTGCAGCAT GTTTGTACCATTGTGTCTTTTCGCTCTGCCAACCTGATAGCTGCCACGCTGGCAGGCATCCTACTGAGGCTAAAGGAGAACAAAGGCGTGGCACGACTTCGTACCACTGTAGGCATCGATGGATCTCTATACAAGATGCACCCACA ATATGCCCGTCGTCTTCATAAAACAGTCCGTCGTTTGGTCCCAGACGCTGATATTCGATTCCTCCTGTCAGAGAGTGGCAGTGGCAAAGGAGCAGCCATGGTGACAGCTGTGGCCTACCGACTCGCCGAACACTCACGAGAAATTGCCCAAACGCTGTCTGAATTCCGCTTGACGACCAAACAACTGCTGGAT GTAAAGAAGAAAATGAGGACAGAGATCCAAAATGGCCTTTCAAAGAGCACTCAGGACTCTGCTACTGTCAAAATGCTGCCAACCTTTGTAAAAAGCACTCCTGATGGCTCag AGCATGGGGATTTCCTGGCTTTGGATTTAGGAGGAACCAACTTTAGAGTTCTGTTAGTTAAGATTCGTTCTGGCAAGAAGAGAACAGTGGAGATGCACAACAAAATCTACGCTATTCCTCTAGAAGTGATGCAGGGCACAGGAGAGGAG ttgttTGATCACATTGTGCAGTGTATCAGTGACTTCCTGGACTACATGGGGATGAAGAATGCTCGTCTTCCTCTGGGCTTCACCTTTTCGTTTCCCTGCCGGCAGACCAGCCTGGATGCT ggcttCCTGGTGACATGGACCAAGGGCTTCAAAGCGACAGACTGTGAAGGAGAAGATGTGGTGGGACTGTTGAGGGAGGCCATTAAGAGGAGAGAG GAGTTTGAACTGGATGTAGTGGCTATAGTGAATGATACAGTGGGAACCATGATGACCTGTGCTTATGAAGAGCCCACCTGTGAGATTGGGCTCATCGCTG GCACTGGCAGTAATGCTTGTTACATGGAGGAAATGAGGAACATTGAGATGATAGAAGGAGATGAGGGACAGATGTGTGTCAACATGGAGTGGGGAGCTTTCGGTGACAATGGATGTCTTGACGACATTAGGACAGAGTATGACCGCGCTGTGGATGACTTATCCCTCAATCCAGGCAAACAAAG ATATGAGAAAATGTGTAGCGGCATGTATCTCGGGGAAATTGTCCGAAACATCCTTATAGATATGACCAAGAGAGGATTCCTGTTCAGAGGACAGATTTCTGAAACACTAAAGACCAGAGGCATCTTCGAAACAAAGTTCCTCTCACAGATAGAGAG TGACAGATTGGCTTTGCTGCAGGTTAGATCCATCCTGCAACACTTAGGGCTGGACAGCACCTGTGACGACAGTATCATAGTCAAAGAG gtATGTGGGGCAGTGTCACATCGTGCAGGTCAGATTTGTGGGGCAGGAATGGCGGCCGTGGTCGATAAGATCAGAGAGAACCGAGGACTGGACCATCTGGACATCACTGTAGGGGTGGACGGGACACTCTACAAACTGCATCCACA TTTCTCCGGGGTCATGATCCAGACAGTAAAAGAACTGGCTCCTCAGTGTAACGTCAACTTCCTGCTGTCAGAGGACGGCAGTGGGAAAGGAGCAGCACTCATCACAGCCGTGGGCTGCCGGCTGAGACAGGAGTCaaacaataaatag
- the LOC116687381 gene encoding hexokinase HKDC1 isoform X4, which yields MFAVHLISFFFSKLQEDPSKKVDRFLYAMRLHDDQLSDISARFQAEMRKGLSAESNAAASVKMLPTHIRSTPDGSEKGQFLALDLGGSRFKVLQVKVREGMGIRRGGVEMVEKTYPIPKEQLIGRGLFDHVSESLKDFLHEKNISLEKKHPLAFTFSFPCEQSTLNQGLLVNWSKNYQARGLLGKDVVQALREAIDRTGGMDVEVLAMVNDTVATMMTCGFDDQYCDVGLIIGTGTNACYMEELRHVDLVEGDEGRMCVNTEWGAFGDDGALNDYITEFDKDVDAASNNPGKQILEKMVSGMYLGELVRLVVLKMAKLGLLFDGHVSNALRTKGKITTAHVAAMEEYKNGLKNTRNILMDLDLTPTSDDCVAVQHVSTIVSFRSSNLVAAVLAAILTRIKQNRNLRTLRITVGVDGTLYKTHQQYPSRLHKVVRRLLPECHVRFALSDSGSSKGAALVTAVAQRLASQRRQVDETLSPFRLSQKQLQLVKSRMRMGLEAGLKSKGPSAIKMLPSFVYRTPDGTEHGKYLALDLGGTNFRALLVNFKKGLQQNTRLYHKIYTIPLEIMQGSGEELFDHIAQCVSDFLDYMGMKNAHLPAGFTFSFPCEQTSIDTGTLVSWTKGFKATDCEGHDVVSMLRDAIKRRNEFDLDIVAVVNDTVGTMMSCAYEDPECEIGLIAGTGTNVCYMEDLKNIEKAEQKTDKMEREEGTPEGGEEKLDDGTKREKKVGDAEIPKMCINTEWGGLGDDGSLNDIITPYDIEVDQNSLNPGKQRFEKLTSGMYLGEVVRQVLLDLTRGGLLFRGHVTEALKTPGIFETKYLSQIESDRLALLQVRSILQQLGLDSTCDDSIIVKEVCGAVSHRAAMLCGAGMAAVVDKIRENRGLDHLNITVGVDGALYKLHPHFAEVLQETARVLAPQCNVTFLPSEEGSGKGAALITAVARQKL from the exons ATGTTTGCTGTTCACcttatttctttcttcttctccaaaCTCCAGGAGGACCCCTCAAAGAAG GTGGACAGGTTTCTGTACGCCATGCGTCTCCATGACGACCAGTTAAGTGACATCTCGGCTCGTTTCCAGGctgaaatgaggaaggggctTTCAGCGGAAAGCAATGCTGCTGCATCAGTGAAGATGCTGCCAACACACATTCGCTCCACTCCTGATGGATCAG AGAAAGGACAGTTTCTGGCATTGGATCTTGGAGGCTCCAGGTTTAAGGTGCTCCAAGTTAAAGTGAGAGAAGGCATGGGGATTAGGCGGGGAGGAGTGGAGATGGTGGAGAAGACCTACCCCATCCCTAAGGAGCAACTCATTGGGAGAGGA CTATTTGATCATGTGTCAGAGTCCCTAAAGGACTTCCTGCATGAGAAGAATATCAGTTTGGAGAAGAAACATCCTCTGGCCTTCACATTCTCTTTCCCCTGTGAACAGTCCACCTTAAATCAG gGATTATTGGTAAACTGGAGTAAAAACTACCAGGCTCGAGGCCTCCTGGGTAAAGACGTGGTCCAGGCTCTCAGAGAAGCAATAGACAGAACTGGG GGTATGGATGTAGAGGTGTTAGCCATGGTTAATGACACTGTAGCAACCATGATGACCTGCGGTTTTGATGACCAGTACTGTGATGTAGGACTCATTATTG GCACTGGCACCAATGCGTGCTACATGGAGGAGCTGCGTCACGTTGACCTGGTGGAGGGAGACGAGGGCAGGATGTGTGTGAACACTGAGTGGGGAGCCTTTGGAGACGACGGTGCTTTGAATGATTACATTACAGAGTTTGACAAGGATGTGGACGCAGCCTCCAACAACCCTGGAAAACAAAT TCTAGAGAAGATGGTCAGTGGGATGTATCTGGGTGAGTTAGTGAGGCTGGTTGTGTTAAAGATGGCTAAACTCGGACTGCTCTTTGATGGTCATGTGTCTAATGCCTTGAGGACTAAAGGGAAGATAACCACTGCACATGTAGCAGCCATGGAGGA ATACAAAAATGGTCTGAAGAACACCAGAAACATTCTCATGGATCTTGATTTGACCCCAACATCTGATGACTGTGTTGCGGTTCAACATGTCAGCACCATAGTGTCCTTCAGGTCCTCCAATCTGGTAGCTGCAGTACTCGCTGCCATCTTGACTCGAATAAAGCAAAACCGGAATTTGAGGACATTAAGGATCACTGTAGGTGTGGATGGAACTCTGTACAAGACGCATCAGCA GTATCCTTCCCGTCTCCATAAAGTAGTGCGGCGGCTGCTTCCTGAGTGCCATGTCAGGTTTGCCCTCTCAGACAGCGGCAGCAGCAAAGGAGCTGCCCTGGTAACAGCAGTCGCCCAACGACTGGCATCACAAAGGCGGCAG GTGGATGAGACGCTGTCTCCGTTCAGACTGAGCCAAAAGCAGCTCCAGTTGGTCAAGTCCAGGATGAGGATGGGGCTGGAGGCGGGGCTGAAGAGTAAAGGCCCCTCAGCCATCAAGATGCTGCCTTCTTTTGTGTACCGTACACCTGATGGCACAG agCATGGAAAGTACCTTGCCTTGGATCTGGGAGGGACAAACTTCAGAGCGTTGCTGGTGAACTTTAAAAAAGGTCTGCAACAGAACACCCGACTTTACCACAAGATCTACACCATACCGCTGGAAATAATGCAGGGAAGTGGAGAAGAG TTGTTTGATCATATAGCGCAGTGTGTAAGTGACTTCCTGGACTACATGGGGATGAAGAACGCTCATCTTCCTGCAGGCTTCACCTTCTCTTTCCCCTGCGAGCAGACATCTATTGACACG GGCACATTGGTGAGCTGGACCAAGGGCTTCAAGGCCACCGACTGTGAAGGACATGATGTTGTGAGCATGCTGAGGGATGCCATCAAGAGACGCAAC GAGTTTGACTTGGACATAGTAGCAGTAGTCAATGACACAGTAGGGACCATGATGAGCTGTGCCTATGAAGACCCTGAGTGTGAAATTGGACTGATTGCTG GAACTGGCACTAATGTTTGTTACATGGAGGACCTgaagaacattgaaaaagctgaacaaaagacagacaaaatgGAAAGAGAAGAGGGGACCCCTGAAGGAGGCGAGGAAAAG CTGGATGatgggacaaaaagagagaaaaaggtgGGGGATGCTGAGATACCAAAGATGTGTATAAACACAGAGTGGGGAGGTTTGGGTGATGATGGCTCTCTCAATGACATCATCACACCTTATGACATTGAGGTCGACCAAAACTCACTGAACCCTGGAAAACAAAG GTTTGAAAAGCTGACCAGCGGGATGTATTTAGGAGAAGTTGTTCGTCAGGTATTATTGGATTTAACCAGAGGGGGTTTGCTGTTCAGAGGACACGTCACTGAAGCTTTGAAAACTCCTGGAATATTCGAAACTAAATACCTGTCACAAATAGAGAG CGACCGCCTGGCTCTGCTGCAGGTCCGATCTATTCTCCAACAGCTGGGGCTAGACAGCACCTGTGATGACAGCATCATTGTCAAAGAG GTATGTGGAGCAGTGTCACATCGTGCAGCTATGCTGTGTGGGGCAGGAATGGCGGCTGTGGTTGATAAGATCAGAGAGAACCGAGGACTGGACCATCTAAACATTACTGTAGGGGTGGACGGTGCACTCTACAAACTGCATCCACA TTTTGCTGAAGTCCTCCAAGAGACTGCCAGAGTTTTGGCTCCTCAGTGTAATGTGACTTTCCTGCCATCAGAGGAAGGCAGTGGAAAGGGTGCTGCCCTCATCACAGCTGTGGCCAGACAAAAGCTGTAA
- the LOC116687381 gene encoding hexokinase HKDC1 isoform X2 has protein sequence MDVEVLAMVNDTVATMMTCGFDDQYCDVGLIIGTGTNACYMEELRHVDLVEGDEGRMCVNTEWGAFGDDGALNDYITEFDKDVDAASNNPGKQILEKMVSGMYLGELVRLVVLKMAKLGLLFDGHVSNALRTKGKITTAHVAAMEEYKNGLKNTRNILMDLDLTPTSDDCVAVQHVSTIVSFRSSNLVAAVLAAILTRIKQNRNLRTLRITVGVDGTLYKTHQQYPSRLHKVVRRLLPECHVRFALSDSGSSKGAALVTAVAQRLASQRRQVDETLSPFRLSQKQLQLVKSRMRMGLEAGLKSKGPSAIKMLPSFVYRTPDGTEHGKYLALDLGGTNFRALLVNFKKGLQQNTRLYHKIYTIPLEIMQGSGEELFDHIAQCVSDFLDYMGMKNAHLPAGFTFSFPCEQTSIDTGTLVSWTKGFKATDCEGHDVVSMLRDAIKRRNEFDLDIVAVVNDTVGTMMSCAYEDPECEIGLIAGTGTNVCYMEDLKNIEKAEQKTDKMEREEGTPEGGEEKLDDGTKREKKVGDAEIPKMCINTEWGGLGDDGSLNDIITPYDIEVDQNSLNPGKQRFEKLTSGMYLGEVVRQVLLDLTRGGLLFRGHVTEALKTPGIFETKYLSQIESDRLALLQVRSILQQLGLDSTCDDSIIVKEVCGAVSHRAAMLCGAGMAAVVDKIRENRGLDHLNITVGVDGALYKLHPHFAEVLQETARVLAPQCNVTFLPSEEGSGKGAALITAVARQKL, from the exons ATGGATGTAGAGGTGTTAGCCATGGTTAATGACACTGTAGCAACCATGATGACCTGCGGTTTTGATGACCAGTACTGTGATGTAGGACTCATTATTG GCACTGGCACCAATGCGTGCTACATGGAGGAGCTGCGTCACGTTGACCTGGTGGAGGGAGACGAGGGCAGGATGTGTGTGAACACTGAGTGGGGAGCCTTTGGAGACGACGGTGCTTTGAATGATTACATTACAGAGTTTGACAAGGATGTGGACGCAGCCTCCAACAACCCTGGAAAACAAAT TCTAGAGAAGATGGTCAGTGGGATGTATCTGGGTGAGTTAGTGAGGCTGGTTGTGTTAAAGATGGCTAAACTCGGACTGCTCTTTGATGGTCATGTGTCTAATGCCTTGAGGACTAAAGGGAAGATAACCACTGCACATGTAGCAGCCATGGAGGA ATACAAAAATGGTCTGAAGAACACCAGAAACATTCTCATGGATCTTGATTTGACCCCAACATCTGATGACTGTGTTGCGGTTCAACATGTCAGCACCATAGTGTCCTTCAGGTCCTCCAATCTGGTAGCTGCAGTACTCGCTGCCATCTTGACTCGAATAAAGCAAAACCGGAATTTGAGGACATTAAGGATCACTGTAGGTGTGGATGGAACTCTGTACAAGACGCATCAGCA GTATCCTTCCCGTCTCCATAAAGTAGTGCGGCGGCTGCTTCCTGAGTGCCATGTCAGGTTTGCCCTCTCAGACAGCGGCAGCAGCAAAGGAGCTGCCCTGGTAACAGCAGTCGCCCAACGACTGGCATCACAAAGGCGGCAG GTGGATGAGACGCTGTCTCCGTTCAGACTGAGCCAAAAGCAGCTCCAGTTGGTCAAGTCCAGGATGAGGATGGGGCTGGAGGCGGGGCTGAAGAGTAAAGGCCCCTCAGCCATCAAGATGCTGCCTTCTTTTGTGTACCGTACACCTGATGGCACAG agCATGGAAAGTACCTTGCCTTGGATCTGGGAGGGACAAACTTCAGAGCGTTGCTGGTGAACTTTAAAAAAGGTCTGCAACAGAACACCCGACTTTACCACAAGATCTACACCATACCGCTGGAAATAATGCAGGGAAGTGGAGAAGAG TTGTTTGATCATATAGCGCAGTGTGTAAGTGACTTCCTGGACTACATGGGGATGAAGAACGCTCATCTTCCTGCAGGCTTCACCTTCTCTTTCCCCTGCGAGCAGACATCTATTGACACG GGCACATTGGTGAGCTGGACCAAGGGCTTCAAGGCCACCGACTGTGAAGGACATGATGTTGTGAGCATGCTGAGGGATGCCATCAAGAGACGCAAC GAGTTTGACTTGGACATAGTAGCAGTAGTCAATGACACAGTAGGGACCATGATGAGCTGTGCCTATGAAGACCCTGAGTGTGAAATTGGACTGATTGCTG GAACTGGCACTAATGTTTGTTACATGGAGGACCTgaagaacattgaaaaagctgaacaaaagacagacaaaatgGAAAGAGAAGAGGGGACCCCTGAAGGAGGCGAGGAAAAG CTGGATGatgggacaaaaagagagaaaaaggtgGGGGATGCTGAGATACCAAAGATGTGTATAAACACAGAGTGGGGAGGTTTGGGTGATGATGGCTCTCTCAATGACATCATCACACCTTATGACATTGAGGTCGACCAAAACTCACTGAACCCTGGAAAACAAAG GTTTGAAAAGCTGACCAGCGGGATGTATTTAGGAGAAGTTGTTCGTCAGGTATTATTGGATTTAACCAGAGGGGGTTTGCTGTTCAGAGGACACGTCACTGAAGCTTTGAAAACTCCTGGAATATTCGAAACTAAATACCTGTCACAAATAGAGAG CGACCGCCTGGCTCTGCTGCAGGTCCGATCTATTCTCCAACAGCTGGGGCTAGACAGCACCTGTGATGACAGCATCATTGTCAAAGAG GTATGTGGAGCAGTGTCACATCGTGCAGCTATGCTGTGTGGGGCAGGAATGGCGGCTGTGGTTGATAAGATCAGAGAGAACCGAGGACTGGACCATCTAAACATTACTGTAGGGGTGGACGGTGCACTCTACAAACTGCATCCACA TTTTGCTGAAGTCCTCCAAGAGACTGCCAGAGTTTTGGCTCCTCAGTGTAATGTGACTTTCCTGCCATCAGAGGAAGGCAGTGGAAAGGGTGCTGCCCTCATCACAGCTGTGGCCAGACAAAAGCTGTAA